A part of Dreissena polymorpha isolate Duluth1 chromosome 13, UMN_Dpol_1.0, whole genome shotgun sequence genomic DNA contains:
- the LOC127855074 gene encoding uncharacterized protein LOC127855074 isoform X1 produces MEQRGVFLTELAYALSLPQCNSSRAKFRLLMTVRVKRRFVVGGCLAVALLLVGVKLFLGVGDEIIIPGYDQLDLNEFPDPGIYEAEDFPSDGPSKVEKIIHQTWKTTEIPARYVDWMKSWSRNHPDWTYMFWTDESARALIADKYPQVLPAYDGYLENIRRADAMRYAILHEYGGVYADLDMESLQPLDPIIRKYSCVLPQEPYEHPIIDSNFEHLVINALMICSKGHPLMKKFLDNIPKFAHMWHVLDSTGPHYITLLYRQYLIDNNIEAGKTNGVYLAPAEYFFPTIDPVKFPYMRDRCYKQFAEMSHLQKTACVSLKRRGLERKPYPFSFTVHHWIHTYFVTRYSVSQPTDIHSFIPSVVIYKSKTEDVQSRITH; encoded by the exons CATTGTCCCTCCCACAATGCAACAGTTCTCGCGCTAAGTTCCGCCTTCTGATGACTGTGAGAGTGAAGCGACGGTTTGTGGTGGGCGGATGTCTGGCCGTGGCCTTGCTGCTCGTCGGTGTCAAGCTTTTCCTTGGCGTTGGCGACGAG ATAATAATTCCCGGTTATGACCAGTTGGACTTAAACGAGTTTCCGGATCCGGGTATTTACGAGGCTGAGGATTTCCCGAGCGATGGACCCAGCAAGGTGGAGAAGATTATTCATCAGACGTGGAAAACTACCGAAATTCCGGCACGTTACGTCGACTGGATGAAGTCATGGTCGCGAAATCATCCGGACTGGACTTACATGTTCTGGACGGACGAATCTGCGCGCGCATTGATCGCAGACAAGTACCCACAGGTGCTTCCGGCGTACGACGGGTATCTGGAAAACATCCGGCGGGCAGACGCCATGCGGTACGCGATCCTGCATGAATATGGCGGGGTGTACGCGGATCTCGATATGGAAAGTTTACAGCCACTTGACCCAATCATAAGAAAATACTCGTGCGTTTTACCACAGGAACCCTACGAACACCCTATAATAGATTCTAACTTCGAGCATTTAGTGATCAACGCTTTGATGATCTGCAGTAAGGGGCATCCACTGATGAAGAAATTCCTCGACAACATTCCGAAATTTGCACATATGTGGCACGTGTTAGACAGCACCGGTCCGCATTACATTACTCTACTTTATAGGCAATATTTAATCGATAATAACATAGAGGCCGGTAAAACGAATGGAGTTTACCTGGCGCCTGCGGAGTACTTCTTTCCCACGATCGATCCTGTCAAATTCCCGTACATGCGGGATCGGTGTTACAAACAATTCGCGGAAATGTCGCATTTGCAGAAGACTGCGTGTGTTTCATTGAAGCGGCGCGGGTTGGAAAGAAAACCCTACCCGTTTTCGTTCACTGTCCATCATTGGATACATACGTACTTTGTCACAAGGTATTCTGTATCTCAGCCTACGGACATACATTCCTTTATACCTAGTGTAGTTATCTATAAATCGAAAACGGAAGATGTACAGTCCCGGATTACCCATTAG
- the LOC127855074 gene encoding uncharacterized protein LOC127855074 isoform X2: MTVRVKRRFVVGGCLAVALLLVGVKLFLGVGDEIIIPGYDQLDLNEFPDPGIYEAEDFPSDGPSKVEKIIHQTWKTTEIPARYVDWMKSWSRNHPDWTYMFWTDESARALIADKYPQVLPAYDGYLENIRRADAMRYAILHEYGGVYADLDMESLQPLDPIIRKYSCVLPQEPYEHPIIDSNFEHLVINALMICSKGHPLMKKFLDNIPKFAHMWHVLDSTGPHYITLLYRQYLIDNNIEAGKTNGVYLAPAEYFFPTIDPVKFPYMRDRCYKQFAEMSHLQKTACVSLKRRGLERKPYPFSFTVHHWIHTYFVTRYSVSQPTDIHSFIPSVVIYKSKTEDVQSRITH; encoded by the exons ATGACTGTGAGAGTGAAGCGACGGTTTGTGGTGGGCGGATGTCTGGCCGTGGCCTTGCTGCTCGTCGGTGTCAAGCTTTTCCTTGGCGTTGGCGACGAG ATAATAATTCCCGGTTATGACCAGTTGGACTTAAACGAGTTTCCGGATCCGGGTATTTACGAGGCTGAGGATTTCCCGAGCGATGGACCCAGCAAGGTGGAGAAGATTATTCATCAGACGTGGAAAACTACCGAAATTCCGGCACGTTACGTCGACTGGATGAAGTCATGGTCGCGAAATCATCCGGACTGGACTTACATGTTCTGGACGGACGAATCTGCGCGCGCATTGATCGCAGACAAGTACCCACAGGTGCTTCCGGCGTACGACGGGTATCTGGAAAACATCCGGCGGGCAGACGCCATGCGGTACGCGATCCTGCATGAATATGGCGGGGTGTACGCGGATCTCGATATGGAAAGTTTACAGCCACTTGACCCAATCATAAGAAAATACTCGTGCGTTTTACCACAGGAACCCTACGAACACCCTATAATAGATTCTAACTTCGAGCATTTAGTGATCAACGCTTTGATGATCTGCAGTAAGGGGCATCCACTGATGAAGAAATTCCTCGACAACATTCCGAAATTTGCACATATGTGGCACGTGTTAGACAGCACCGGTCCGCATTACATTACTCTACTTTATAGGCAATATTTAATCGATAATAACATAGAGGCCGGTAAAACGAATGGAGTTTACCTGGCGCCTGCGGAGTACTTCTTTCCCACGATCGATCCTGTCAAATTCCCGTACATGCGGGATCGGTGTTACAAACAATTCGCGGAAATGTCGCATTTGCAGAAGACTGCGTGTGTTTCATTGAAGCGGCGCGGGTTGGAAAGAAAACCCTACCCGTTTTCGTTCACTGTCCATCATTGGATACATACGTACTTTGTCACAAGGTATTCTGTATCTCAGCCTACGGACATACATTCCTTTATACCTAGTGTAGTTATCTATAAATCGAAAACGGAAGATGTACAGTCCCGGATTACCCATTAG